The segment CTCGTGGGCGGTCTGCGGACCCTCGCCCGGGGCGAGCACGCACCCCACCTCATCCTGGACGCCTTCCTCCTCCGCTCGCTCGCCGTGAACGGCTACGCGCCCAGCTTCGACGACTGTGCCAAATGTGGACTTCACGGCCCCAACCGGTTCTTTTCGGTCGCGGCAGGTGGCGTCATATGCGGCGACTGCCGGCCGGCCGGAAGCGTCGTACCCTCTGCGGAGGCCATCGGCCTGCTCAGCGCGCTGCTCACCGGCGACTGGGCGACGGCGGACGCGTGTGAGCCGCGTCACGTCAGGGAGGGCAGCGGACTCGTGTCCGCCTATCTGCACTGGCACCTGGAGCGCGGCCTGCGCTCGCTGCGGTACGTAGAGAAAAGCTAGGTAGGAGAGACCACGTCATGGCCATCGCACGACTGCTCGGTCGCCAGCGCCGGGAGTACAGCACCCCCGAGCCGCACCCCTCCGGTGCCCGGCCGCCGAAGCTCCAGTCCGAGCTGGTCCCCGAGCACGTCGCGATCGTCATGGACGGCAACGGCCGCTGGGCCAAGGAGCGCGGCCTGCCCCGCACCGAGGGCCACAAGGTCGGCGCCGAGCAGGTGCTCGACGTGCTCCAGGGCGCGATCGAGATGGGCGTGGGCTCGATCTCGCTGTACGCCTTCTCCACCGAGAACTGGAAGCGCTCGCCCGAGGAGGTGCGCTTCCTGATGAACTTCAACCGCGACTTCATCCGCAAGTCCCGCGACCAGCTCGACTCGCTCGGCGTGCGGGTGCGCTGGGTCGGCCGGATGCCCAAGCTGTGGAAGTCGGTGGCCAAGGAGCTCCAGATCGCGCAGGAGCAGACCAAGGACAACACCAAGCTCACGCTGTACTTCTGCATGAACTACGGCGGCCGCGCGGAGCTCACGGACGCGGCGCAGGCGATGGGCGAGGACGTGAAGGCGGGCCGCCTCGACCCGGCGAAGATCACCGAGAAGACCATCCAGAAGTACCTCTACTACCCGGACATGCCGGACGTGGACCTGTTCCTGCGGCCCAGCGGCGAGCAGCGCACCTCCAACTACCTGATCTGGCAGAGCGCGTACGCCGAGATGGTCTTCCAGGACGTGCTGTGGCCCGACTTCGACCGCCGCGACCTGTGGCGGGCCTGTGTCGAGTACGCCCAGCGCGACCGCCGCTTCGGCGGCGTCGACCCGGCCGACATGGCCGTCCTCGAAAAGGGCTGAGCCGAAGCCGACGACGAGGCGCCCACCGTCCTCGGACGGTGGGCGCCTCGTCATGTGATCAGGAGCAGGTGCCGGCGAAGGTCTTCCGGGTCACCACGTCCGTCGAGGCGGCCGTCGTGTCCAGCCAGGCCGCGCGCTGCCCGTCACCGAGCGCCGGGGCCAGCTGCATGCCCGAGGAGCAGGAGATCCGCTGGAATTCCGGGGTGCCGTCGACGACGTCCGCGAGCGGAGCCGCGTACACCTTGCCGATCTTCCCGGTCCAGCCGCCCAGCGCGCCCGAGGCGTCGTACGTCGAGTAGGCGAAGTACTCGTCGCTGACGGAGAACTGGCCGCCGTAGGTCGTGCCCGGCTTCTTCAGCGACGCGCGCTTCGTGAGGTCGGAGAGCGGCGCCGAGTAGAACGAGTCGAGGCGGAAGAGGAAGGCCGTGGTCTCGCGCCAGAAGACCCGGTCCTTCGACAGCTGCACGTCGGTGATCTCGCCGAGCGCGAAGCTCGTCATCTTCTGCCGCTTGGTCTCGCCGGTGGCGATGTCGTACACGTTGACGAACTTGCCGCGCTCGTCGCGCCAGGCGACCGTGCCGTGCTTCATCGTCAGGTTGGTGGCGTCCGAACCGACCGCCGGGGTCAGGTTCACCGTCGTGCCGTCACGGTCCAGGAGCATGACGTCCGACTCGGCGCCCTCGCGGCTGATGTAGGCGAGGCGGCCGTCGGCGGTCGCGGGCTCCAGCTCGTCCGCGGGGCCGTCGACCAGCTTCCGGATCTTGCCGTGGCCCTTGTCCTTCGCCGTCCAGACACCGACCGAGTCGGCGGTGATCCGGGTGAAGACGATCCGGTCGTCGTCGACCGACGGGTCGAGGAGGTAGGCGTCCTTCTCGGCCAGTTCGTGGTCCGACGTCCCGTGCTCCTTCGAGAAGCGGCCGACGGTGATGCCGAAGGCCGCGCTGTTCGCGCCCCAGGCCTCCGCCGAGCCGTGGCCGATCGCGTACACGTCGCCGCTGATCTGCGCGGCCTGCTCGTCGACGCCGCTGTACACCTCGTACGCGGGCAGGACGTCGGCGGCGACCGTCCGGCCGTCGTGGGTGCCGCCGCGCTTCTCCCAGCCCTCCCGGATGCCGTGGGCCTCGAAGGCGGCGTCGATCACGGCCAGGTCGGCCTTGGAGACCTTGAGGGACTTCGCGGCCAGTGTGACCGCGTTCCGCATGTCGCTGAAACCGGAGAGCGGGGTGAGGTAGTTCTGCGCGGCCCGGTAGACGATCCGGTCGGCGAGCTTCGTGTCCATGCTCTTGCGCATGTCCCACATCGCGCCGGACACGACGGTGGAGTTGAGGTGCACCCCGCCGTTGTCGATGTCGAGCGAGGCCGGGAGGTAGTCCTCGCCCGCGACCCGGCCGTCGTTCATGTCGCGCAGGGCGCACTCGGCGAGCGGCTTGGTGCCGTTGCAGAGGTACTCGCCGATCAGGCCCGAGGTCGGGTCGGTCATGGCGACGCCCTTGTCGGCGGTCTCCATGGCGTTGCCGAAGTAGTCCGAGATCGCCTCGTTGAGCGCGCCGGACTGATTGAGGTAGACCAGCCCCGCGCTGTGCTCGGTGACGCCGTGCGCCATCTCGTGGCCGACGACGTCGAGCCCGACCGACAGCGGTACGCCGTTCATGTGGCCGTACACCATCTTGGTGCCGTCCCAGAAGGCGTTCGCGTAGTCCTTGCCGCTCCTGGCGACGTTGACGACGGAGTGGATCGTGCCGCCCTTGCCGTCGACACCGTCCCGGCCGAGCTGGTCCTTGAGGTACTCGTAGACCTTGCTCGCGTTGACGTGGGCGTCGACCGCACCCGAGCTCGTCGCCGTACCGGCGAAACGGTTCGTCGGGGAGGAGACGATCGTGGTGCCCTCCCTCACCGGGCCGTTGGCGACGTCCAGATAGCTCTGGCGGTTCGCGTCGTACGTGATGACCTGGCCGCCGGTCACCGGGAACATCGCCCGCGCCGAGTCGACCAGGGTGTACGAGCCGTCCGTCTCCTTGTTGACGTCGAGCGGGGTCTCCGTGCCGTCGACGCGGACGCCCGTGCCCTTCTCGGGGGCGGCCGTCGCGGCGTCGATGTTGTTGTACGAGAGGGCGATGCCGCCGGCGTGGGCGTCGACGAAGACCTCCTGGCGCAGCGGCTCACCGGCCGCCGTCGCACCGGTCACCGTGAAGTGCCAGGCAAGACGGCCGCCGTCGGCGCCCGGCAGGACGGTCAGGCCGTGGCGCTCGGTCGCCGTGCCCTCGGCGGCCGCGAGGCGGGTGTCGAGGGTGAGCATCCGCCGCTCGGCGGTGGCCTCGGTGACCTTCGGGGTGGTGGAGACGGTCAGCTCCGGGTAGAGCGTGCCGGTCGCCGAGGTCACGTGCTGACCTCCGTCGGCCGCCTCCGTCTGCACTGCGTACTCGGCGCCGAAGACCGGCACGCCGTTCCGCTTCTGCCGGAAACGGACCGAGGCCTGACCGCCGTCGGCGCTCGTCCTGACCGTCGCGAGGTCGGTCTCCGGCACGCGGTACGTGTCCTGGTGGGCCTTCAGATGGGCGCGGGCCGCCTCGGCCGGGGTGCCCCGGCGGGTGGTGGCGCCGTCGAGGCCCTGGGTCATGCGGGGCGCGACCACCGCCTCCGGCGCCTCCTGTGTGGCGGCCGGGGTGGGCTCGTTCACCTCCTCGGCCTGCGCCGGAGCGGTCAGCAGCACCGAACCGGTGGCCGCCATGACCACACCGGTCGCGAGCATCCGGCGTATCCGTCGGGTTCTCTGAGTCCTCACGAAGCCCTCCCCATCACACACGTTCGCGAGGGCCGGAAGGACCCTCGCGACTGATGGGGTCGATGGTTCGGTAGGTGAGGTTCCGCTTACAAGGGGTGAGACACGGCGCAAAACCGCCCAGGCGTAAAGCCGCCTCGCTCCGCCGTCACGGTGCCGGCAGCCAGCCCGACTCCGAGGCGTGCCAGCCGAGTTGGAACCGGGTCGCCGCCCCCACCGACTCCATCAGCTCGTGCAGCCGCCGCTGCACCGTCCGGTGCCCGATCCCCAACTGCCGGGCGATCGCCGCGTCCGTGAGCCCCACATGCAGCAGCGCCACGATCTGCCGGTCCACCGGATCGAGCGGCCCCGGCCCCTCGGACTCCGACCCCCGGACGGCCGGACTCAACTCCCGGCCGAGCGCGAAGTACTGCTCGAACAGCGAGATCAGGGCCGTGAGCAGACCGCTGCGGTGCACCACGAGGGCCACCGGCTCCTCGACCGTCTCGTCCCGCGCCGGATCCAGCGGCAGCAGGGCCACGTCCTCGTCGACCAGCACCAGCTTGATCGGCAGCGACTCCGTCACCGCGATCCGCTGACCCTCCGACGCCAGGGCGGTGAGCCACCGGGCCGCCCGGGGCTCCTCCAGCCACGCGCGCGCCACCACCGCCCGCACGACCACGCCCCGGCGCATCGCGTCGCGCTCGACCGCGTCGAGGTTGTCCTCGAAGCTGATCGCGACCGTCCTGCCCATCGCCGGCACCAGCGACCGCAGCTCGTGCCGCGCCTTCCGCTGCATCTCCACCAGCCGCCGCCGGATCGCCGCCGCCCCCGTCAGAACCTCCACCGGGACGCCGCCGGTCAGGGACGACGCCGCCGCCCGGTGCCGCTCGGCCAGCTCGGAGACGAAATGCTCGACCCGGTGCAGCGCGGACCGGCGCGACTCCAGGAGCGGGCCGAGCGCGAGGACGGGCGACGCGGCCCGGTACCGTACGCCGTCCCCGTCCCGCTCGGCACTCGCGAGCCCCCGGTCGACCAGCCCCTGGAGTGCGCGGACGACCGCCCCGGGGTCCGTGCCGGGCTCCGTGACCGACGCCGGGACGCTGTCCGGCCGGTCGACGAGCAGCCGGTAGACGGCGTCCTGCTCGGCGTCGAGACCCAGGAGCGAGAGCAGCGAGGAATCGGGGGCCGCAGGCAGGTCCTTCGGCGTGCTCTCCATGCGCTTCCCCTCCCGCGGCCGACGACGGGGGTCAGGCTAAGGGGGATGATCGAAAACCGGTACGGTGCCCGGCTGTTCGTACCGCTACGCTCTCCGCCGTGAACGAAGCGACGGACAACGGCACCCGGGACGGGCTCGAACTCGTCTACCCCCCGGTCTTCACGGACGTGAGCGAGGCGGTACGGGTCCGTCTGCGGGCCACCCGATGGTGGCGGGTCCTGCGGTGGACGGCCCGCGGCGCCTGTGTGCTCGCCCTCGCCGTCGCGGCCCTGGAGCTGCTGGTCGTGCGCGACCCGGATCCGGGGACGGCGGTGGTGATGACCCTGCTCGGCCTCCTGGCCGTGTCCGCCGCGGAGGTGCTGCCCTGGGCGACCGCCCGCAGCCTCTTCCTGATGATCCGGTCGCAGGGCGAGGCGAGGGCCCTCGTGGACGCGGACGGCGGACGGTGGATCACCCGGGACACCGACGTCGTGATCCGCTGGGCCATGCTGCCCCAGTACGTCGAGACCCCCCGGCTCTTCGTCCTGCTCACCGCGCGGCGGACCGGCACCGGCTTCGCGTACCTGCCCAAGAGCGGGTTCGCCGACCCGGCCGACGCCGACCGGCTGCGGGCGGTCCTCGACCGGCACATCACCAGGAGATGACCGAACGAGGCGGCCCGTACCGGAGATCCGGTACGGGCCGCCTCGTTCGTCGCCTGTCAGGTCACTTGCCGGCGCAGTCCGCGCACGTGCCGAAGATCTCCACCGTGTGCGCCACGTTCACGAAGCCGTGCTCCGAGGCGATCGTCTCGGCCCACTGCTCCACCATCGGGCCCTCCACCTCCACGGCCTTGCCGCAGAGACGGCACACCAGGTGGTGGTGGTGGTCGCCGGTCGAGCAGCGGCGGTACACCGTCTCGCCCTCGCTGGTGCGCAGCGCGTCGACCTCGCCCGCGTCCGCGAGGGACTGCAGCGTGCGGTAGACGGTGGTGAGGCCGACCGAGTCGCCGCGGTGCTTGAGCATGTCGTGCAGCTCCTGGGCGCTGCGGAACTCGTCCACCTCGTTCAGTGCCGCGGAGACGGCGGCACGCTGCTTGGTCGAGCGGCCTCGTACGGGGGGTCCTGCCGTCACCACGGGGGCCTCCTTGAATGCTTGTCTGCCCCCGCCATTCTGCCAGCCCCCCACGCACCTGAGTCCGGGCCGGATCAGACCTTCACGTCGTCCGAGGGCCGCCGGGTGGCCGGAACCGGTGCGTCACAGCTCTCCGCGCCCGCCTCGGCCGCCCGCGCCCGCCGTTTGGCGAGCGGTGTGGCGAGCAGGGTGAGCAGGACGAACACCCCGATCGCGTACAGAACGATCGTCGCGCCGGGCGGCACGTCCTGGTAGTACGAGGTGACCGTGCCCGCCAGGGTGACGGTGATGCCCGTCACCACCGCGAGGACGAAGGTCGCGCGGAAGGACTTCGACAGCTGCTGGGCCGCCGCGACCGGCACCACCATGAGCGCGCTGACCAGGAGCAGGCCGACGACCCGCATGGCGACCGTGACGGTCACCGCGGCCGTCACCGCGATCAGCAGGTTCAGGGCCCGCACAGGGAGGCCGGTGACGCGGGCGAACTCCTCGTCCTGACTGACCGCGAAGAGCTGCCGGCGCAGACCGACCGTGACCAGGACCACGAAGGCGGCCAGGATCGCGATGGCGGTGATGTCCTCGGTGGAGACCGTGGAGAGCGAGCCGAAGAGGTACGAGCTGAGGTTGGCGTTGGAACCGGTCGGCGAGAGGTTGATCAGCAGGACGCCGCCGGCCATGCCGCCGTAGAAGAGCAGCGCGAGCGCGAGGTCGCCGCGGGTCTTCCCGTACGCCCGGATCAGCTCCATGGCGACCGAGCCGACGACGGCGACGGCGGTCGCCATCCAGACCGGGCTGGAGTTCAGGAGGAAGCCGAGGCCGACACCGGTCATGGCGACATGGCCGATGCCGTCGCCCATCAGCGCCTGTCGGCGCTGGACCAGGTAGATGCCCACGGCGGGCGCGGTGATGCCGACGAGCACGGCCGCGAGGAGCGCGCGCTGCATGAAGGCGAGCTGGAGGATTTCCATGATCAGGTCAGCTTCCTCAGGTCAGCAGACCCGTACGGAGCGGCTCCCCGGCCGCGTGCGGATGGACGTGGTCGTGGCCCGGCAGCGCGTGCTGGCCGAGCGCCTCGGGCGGCGGGCCGTCATGGACGACACAGCCGTCGCGGAGCACGACCGCGCGGTCGATCAGGGGCTCCAGCGGGCCCAGCTCGTGCAGGACGAGGAGGACGGAGGTGCCGCCGGCGACCTGCTCGCGCAGGGTCGAGGCGAGGATCTCCTGGCTGGCCAGGTCGACGCCGGCCATCGGCTCGTCCATGATCAGGAGCTCGGGCTCGGAGGCGAGCGCGCGGGCGATCAGGACCCGCTGGTGCTGGCCGCCGGAGAGGGCGGAGACGGAGTCCTTGGCGCGGTCGGCGAGGCCGACGAGACCGATGGCCCGCTCGACGGCGGCCTTGTCGTCCTTGGTCAGCCAGCCGAACCTGCGGCGGGAGAGCCGGCCGGAGGCGACGACCTCGCGGATGGTGGCGGGGACGCCGCTCGCCGCGGTGGTGCGCTGGGGCACGTAACCGACCCGGGCCCAGTCGCGGAACCGCTTCCGCTCCGTGCCGAACAGCTCGATCGTGCCGCCGGTCAGCGGCACCTGGCCGATGACGGAGCGGACCGCGGTGGACTTGCCGGAGCCGTTGGCGCCCAGCAGCGCGACGACCTCACCGCGCCGGACGGTGAGGTCGACGCCCCGGAGGACGGGCCGGGCGCCGAGGGCCGCCGAGGCTCCGCGGACGGAGATGACGGGTTCCGCTTCGGGGGCTGCCATGGCTCGTACCTCCTGCTGTGCTGTGATCACTTGGCGCCGAGAGCCTTCTGCAGCGCGGCGAGGTTGGACCGCATGACCTCGATGTAGTCATCGCCCTTGGAGGTCTCCGTGATTCCCTCCAGCGGGTCGAGCACGTCGGTCTTGAGGCCGGCGTCGCCCGCGAGGGTCTTGGCGGTCTTGTCGCTCGCGAGGGTCTCGAAGAAGACGGTGGTGACCTTGTCCTTCTTCGCGATGTCCTGGAGTTCCTTGATCCGGGCGGGGCTCGGCTCGGACTCGGGGTCGATGCCGGAGATGCCCTCCTGGTCCAGCCCGTACCGCTCGGCGAGGTAGCCGAAGGCGGAGTGGGTGGTGATGAAGGTCTTCGTCGCGGTGTTCTTCAGACCGGTCGCGAAGTCGGTGTCGAGGTCGCCGAGCTTCTTGACCAGCGCGTCGGTGTTCTTCCTGTAGTCGGCGGCGTTCGCCGGGTCGGCTTTCTCCAGTGCGGTGCCGACACCCTTGGCGACCTCGGCGTACTTCACGGGGTCGAGCCAGATGTGCGGGTCGGCGCCGGCCTCGGAGCCGTGGTCGTGACCGGCTTCCTCTTCCGCGTGCTCGCCTTCGGCGTGGTCGTGGCCCGCGTGGCCGACCTCGGTGCCGTGGGCCTCGAGCTTGGTGAGGGTGGCGGCGTCGACGGTGTTCTCGACGCCGGCCTGGGCGATCGCGTCGTCGACGGCGGGCTGGACGCCCTTGAGGTAGAGGACGACGTCGGCCTCGCCGAGCTCGCCGATCTGCCTCGGCTTGAGCTCCAGGTCGTGGGGTTCGACGCCGGGCTTGGTGAGCGTCTCGACGGCGACGTGGCCGCCGCCTATCTGCTCGGCCAGGTACTGCATGGGGTAGAACGACGCCACCACGTCCAGCTTGCCGTCGCTGCCCTTGTCGGCCGCGTCGGAGGTGCCGCCGCAGGCGGAGAGGGTCACGAGCCCGAGCGCGACGGCTCCGGCGACGGCGGTGGTGGGTATCAGGCGGCGTACGTTCATGACACTCATTTTCAACAAAACTGGAAACGATTGTCAATTGTCGTACGTGTGGCTCCGCCCACGAGCCCCCTCGGAGGATCCGCGTACCGAACCGATTTGATACGGGGGGTGCGGGCGCCGGTAACCTGAGGCATTCGCACTTCGTCGTCGTAATGAAGAGAGCACCGTGGCCGCCGACAAGATCGACACCATCGTCAGCCTGAGCAAGCGCCGTGGCTTCGTCTACCCGTGCAGTGAGATCTACGGCGGCCAGAAGGCCGCCTGGGACTACGGACCGCTGGGTGTCGAACTCAAGGAGAACCTGAAGCGCCAGTGGTGGCGTTACATGGTCACCTCGCGCGAGGACGTCGTCGGCATCGACTCGTCGGTCATCCTGGCCACCGAGGTCTGGGAGGCCTCCGGCCACGTCGCCACCTTCACCGACCCGCTCACCGAGTGCACCTCCTGCCACAAGCGCTACCGCGCGGACCACCTGGAGGAGGCGTACGAGGAGAAGCACGGCCGTCTCCCCGAGAACGGCTTCGCCGACCTCAACTGCCCCAACTGTGGCAACAAGGGCACCTTCACCGAGCCCAAGCAGTTCTCCGGCCTCCTCTCCACCCACCTCGGCCCGACCCAGGACACCGGCTCCGTCGCGTACCTGCGTCCCGAGACCGCGCAGGGCATCTTCACCAACTTCGGTCAGGTGCAGCAGACCTCGCGCAAGAAGCCCCCGTTCGGCATCGGCCAGATGGGCAAGTCCTTCCGGAACGAGATCACTCCGGGCAACTTCATCTTCCGCACTCGCGAGTTCGAGCAGATGGAGATGGAGTTCTTCGTCAAGCCGGGCGAGGACGAGCAGTGGCAGGAGTACTGGATGGAGCAGCGCTGGAACTGGTACACGGGCCTGGGTCTCCGTGAGGAGAACATGCGCTGGTTCGAGCACCCGCAGGAGAAGCTCTCCCACTACTCCAAGCGCACCGCCGACATCGAGTACCGCTTCCAGTTCGGCGGCAGCGAGTGGGGCGAGCTGGAGGGCGTCGCCAACCGCACCGACTACGACCTGAACGCCCACTCCAAGGCCTCCGGCGCCAACCTGACCTACCTGGACCAGGAGACCGGCGAGCGCTACACGCCGTACGTCATCGAGCCCGCCGCCGGTGTCGGCCGCGCGATGCTGGCCTTCCTCCTCGACGCGTACAACGAGGACGAGGCCCCCAACGCCAAGGGCGTCATGGAGAAGCGCGTCGTCCTGCGTCTCGACCCGCGCCTGGCGCCGGTCAAGGTCGCCGTCCTGCCGCTCTCCCGCAACCCGCAGCTCTCGCCGAAGGCCAAGGGCCTTGCGGCCGACCTGCGCCAGAACTGGAACATCGAGTTCGACGACGCCGGCGCCATCGGCCGCCGCTACCGTCGCCAGGACGAGATCGGCACCCCGTTCTGCGTGACCGTCGACTTCGACACCCTCGACGACAACGCGGTGACCGTGCGCGAGCGCGACACCATGAAGCAGGAGCGCGTCTCCCTCGACCAGATCCAGAGCTACCTGGGCAGCCGCCTGCTCGGCTGCTGAGTCTGTTCGTACGCACGGGAAAGCCCCCGGTTCCGACTCGGAACCGGGGGCTTTCCCCTGCCGTCAGGCGGCCGCCGCCGCCGCCGCCGCCGCCGCGGCCTCGGCCTGGCGCCGCGCGCCCTCGGCCGCGCGACGCTTGCCGAACCAGGCCGTCCACACGCCCAGGGCGCCGAGCACCCCGTAGATCATGACCGGGCTCAGGGTGACCATAGTCTTCGTCGGCAGCGCGTAGGCGAGGGCGACGCGAACGGCCGCCTCGACCACGTACGCCACGCCCCACACCAGCGTCATCGTGCGCATGGTGGAGCGGAAGCCCTCGTACTGCCACATGCCGTTCCACCAGGCGGTGCTCGCCGGGGTGCCGTCGGTGGCGAACTTGCGGCCGAAGTAGAACATCAGCGGCCGCGGCGCCAGCAGGGTGGCCAGGCAGAGCAGCCCGAACAGGCCCGTCATGCCCGAGTCCTTGATCAGCAACGCGCGGCCGGTGTGCGCGCCGATCAGGGAGACGAGGGCCGTGATCACCAGGAACACCAGGGTCACGACGGCGAACTCGTCGATCTTGCGCCGCCAGGCGACCATGATCGCGCTGTCCAGGACCGGCCAGGCGCTGCCGGCGAGCAGGGCGGCGAACTCGGACCAACCGTGGTCCTCGGTCAGGGTGTTGTACGTGAGGATCGGCGCGACGACGTTGAGCCCGATGGTCAGGACCCAGCCGATCGCCGAGGCGGCCCCGGAGCGGGCCGGCGGCCCGGGTCGTTCGTCGGTCGCTGTGGCCGGTACGGCCGGTGGCCCCTCGTGCGCGGACATGGTTCCCCCTGGGAGCGTCTTCTGGTGCGGTCTGAAGGACGCTAGTCAGGATCCGGACAGGGAACGGAAAAGTCCGAGCCAAATGATCTTCAAAAGGGTGCGGGTCAGGCTCGCAGCGCGCGCTGGGTCAGGGAGATGACCGCCGCGAACGCGTCCTCGATGTCCGTGGTCGACCAGTCGGCGGCGTGCGCGGGGTCGTGGAAACGGTCGGTGGCGTCGAAGACCGCCCGCGCCGTCGTCGCGTAGTCCCGCTCCGGTGCGGCGAACACCCCCTCGCGGTGGCCGTCCTCCACGATGCGGGCGATCTGCTCCACCAGGTGCTCCTCGTGCCGGTGGACCACCGCGCTGTTCTCGCCGATCAGCACCTGGAAGGTGGCCATCAGCTCCGGGTCGCCGCCCGCCTTGCGGCGCTTCAGGGTGAAGAGCTCGGTCAGCCAGCCCGTCAGCCGCTCGTCGGCGGACCCCGACGCCTCGGTGTACGGCCGGAGCGCGACGATCGTCCGTTCGAGCCACCGCTCGGTCACCGCCTCGCGCAGTGCCGCCTTGGTGCGGAAGTGGCGGTAGACGCTGCCGTGACTCACGCCGAGAACCCGGGCCACGTCCACGACGGTCGCCTTCGCCGGCCCGTAGCGCCGCAGCACCTCCTCGGTGGCTTCGAGGATGCGCTCTGCGGTCAGGGTCTCGGTGGCGGCCATGGAATGACAGTACCCGTCAGTCGTCGCCGTCCCGGGGCCGGTCAGTGCTCGCTGTCCAGGTGTGCCATCTGTGCTGCCGGGTACCGCTCGCCGACCGCCGCGCCCGCCGGGACGGCCTTCTCGATCGCGGCCAGGTCGGCGGCGTCGAGCGTGATGTCCAGGGCGCCGAGGGCTTCCGCGAGCCGGTCCCGGCGGCGGGCGCCCACCAGCGGGACGATGTCCGCGCCCTGTCGCCCGGCCTGGGCGAGGACCCAGGCGATCGCGGTCTGCGCGACCGTCACGCCCTTGGCCTCGGCGAGCGCCCGCAGCCGGTCCACCAGGTCCAGGTTCCGCTGGAGGTTCTCGCCCTGGAAGCGCGGACTCATGCCCCGGAAGTCGTTCGCCGCCAGCTCCCGGTCCCGGCTGAAGTGGCCGCTGATCAGTCCGCGCGACAGCACCCCGTACGCCGTGATGCCTATGCCGAGCTCGCGCGCGGTCGGCAGGATCTTCTCCTCGATGGAGCGGGAGATCAGCGAGTACTCGATCTGGAGGTCCGCGATCGGGGCCACGGCCGCCGCCCGGCGCAGGGTGTCCGCGCCGACCTCGGAGAGCCCGATGTGCCGCACGTGCCCCGCCTCGACCAGCTCGGCGATGGCGCCGACGGTCTCCTCGATCGGCACGTCCGGGTCGACGCGGGCGATCCGGTAGATGTCGATGTGGCCGGTGCCCAGGCGCTGGAGCGAGTAGGCCGCGAAGTTCTTCACGGCGGCCGGCCGCCCGTCGTACCCGGTGAAGCCGCCCTCGACCGTGCGGAGCGCGCCGAACTTCACGCTGGTCAGCGCCTGCTCGCGGGCGGCGACGGGCGCGCTCCGCAGCGCCTCGGCGATCAGCAGTTCGTTGTGCCCCATCCCGTAGAAGTCGCCCGTGTCGAGCAGGGTCACCCCCGCGTCCAGGGCGGCGTGGATCGTCGCGATCGACTCGGCGCGGTCGCTCTCGCCGTACAGCGCGGACATGCCCATGCAGCCGAGGCCGAGGGCGGAGACCCGCGGGCCGGTGGTGCCGAGCGGGCGGGTGGGGACGGGCTGCCTGGTGGTGGTCATGGCTGTCTCCTGGGGTTCGGGAGGGGACGGACGGTGTGACACGACAACCATGACATGACCGA is part of the Streptomyces sp. NBC_00250 genome and harbors:
- a CDS encoding helix-turn-helix transcriptional regulator, encoding MESTPKDLPAAPDSSLLSLLGLDAEQDAVYRLLVDRPDSVPASVTEPGTDPGAVVRALQGLVDRGLASAERDGDGVRYRAASPVLALGPLLESRRSALHRVEHFVSELAERHRAAASSLTGGVPVEVLTGAAAIRRRLVEMQRKARHELRSLVPAMGRTVAISFEDNLDAVERDAMRRGVVVRAVVARAWLEEPRAARWLTALASEGQRIAVTESLPIKLVLVDEDVALLPLDPARDETVEEPVALVVHRSGLLTALISLFEQYFALGRELSPAVRGSESEGPGPLDPVDRQIVALLHVGLTDAAIARQLGIGHRTVQRRLHELMESVGAATRFQLGWHASESGWLPAP
- a CDS encoding Fur family transcriptional regulator; protein product: MVTAGPPVRGRSTKQRAAVSAALNEVDEFRSAQELHDMLKHRGDSVGLTTVYRTLQSLADAGEVDALRTSEGETVYRRCSTGDHHHHLVCRLCGKAVEVEGPMVEQWAETIASEHGFVNVAHTVEIFGTCADCAGK
- a CDS encoding M4 family metallopeptidase: MRTQRTRRIRRMLATGVVMAATGSVLLTAPAQAEEVNEPTPAATQEAPEAVVAPRMTQGLDGATTRRGTPAEAARAHLKAHQDTYRVPETDLATVRTSADGGQASVRFRQKRNGVPVFGAEYAVQTEAADGGQHVTSATGTLYPELTVSTTPKVTEATAERRMLTLDTRLAAAEGTATERHGLTVLPGADGGRLAWHFTVTGATAAGEPLRQEVFVDAHAGGIALSYNNIDAATAAPEKGTGVRVDGTETPLDVNKETDGSYTLVDSARAMFPVTGGQVITYDANRQSYLDVANGPVREGTTIVSSPTNRFAGTATSSGAVDAHVNASKVYEYLKDQLGRDGVDGKGGTIHSVVNVARSGKDYANAFWDGTKMVYGHMNGVPLSVGLDVVGHEMAHGVTEHSAGLVYLNQSGALNEAISDYFGNAMETADKGVAMTDPTSGLIGEYLCNGTKPLAECALRDMNDGRVAGEDYLPASLDIDNGGVHLNSTVVSGAMWDMRKSMDTKLADRIVYRAAQNYLTPLSGFSDMRNAVTLAAKSLKVSKADLAVIDAAFEAHGIREGWEKRGGTHDGRTVAADVLPAYEVYSGVDEQAAQISGDVYAIGHGSAEAWGANSAAFGITVGRFSKEHGTSDHELAEKDAYLLDPSVDDDRIVFTRITADSVGVWTAKDKGHGKIRKLVDGPADELEPATADGRLAYISREGAESDVMLLDRDGTTVNLTPAVGSDATNLTMKHGTVAWRDERGKFVNVYDIATGETKRQKMTSFALGEITDVQLSKDRVFWRETTAFLFRLDSFYSAPLSDLTKRASLKKPGTTYGGQFSVSDEYFAYSTYDASGALGGWTGKIGKVYAAPLADVVDGTPEFQRISCSSGMQLAPALGDGQRAAWLDTTAASTDVVTRKTFAGTCS
- a CDS encoding isoprenyl transferase, coding for MAIARLLGRQRREYSTPEPHPSGARPPKLQSELVPEHVAIVMDGNGRWAKERGLPRTEGHKVGAEQVLDVLQGAIEMGVGSISLYAFSTENWKRSPEEVRFLMNFNRDFIRKSRDQLDSLGVRVRWVGRMPKLWKSVAKELQIAQEQTKDNTKLTLYFCMNYGGRAELTDAAQAMGEDVKAGRLDPAKITEKTIQKYLYYPDMPDVDLFLRPSGEQRTSNYLIWQSAYAEMVFQDVLWPDFDRRDLWRACVEYAQRDRRFGGVDPADMAVLEKG
- a CDS encoding YcxB family protein; protein product: MNEATDNGTRDGLELVYPPVFTDVSEAVRVRLRATRWWRVLRWTARGACVLALAVAALELLVVRDPDPGTAVVMTLLGLLAVSAAEVLPWATARSLFLMIRSQGEARALVDADGGRWITRDTDVVIRWAMLPQYVETPRLFVLLTARRTGTGFAYLPKSGFADPADADRLRAVLDRHITRR
- a CDS encoding metal ABC transporter permease, with translation MEILQLAFMQRALLAAVLVGITAPAVGIYLVQRRQALMGDGIGHVAMTGVGLGFLLNSSPVWMATAVAVVGSVAMELIRAYGKTRGDLALALLFYGGMAGGVLLINLSPTGSNANLSSYLFGSLSTVSTEDITAIAILAAFVVLVTVGLRRQLFAVSQDEEFARVTGLPVRALNLLIAVTAAVTVTVAMRVVGLLLVSALMVVPVAAAQQLSKSFRATFVLAVVTGITVTLAGTVTSYYQDVPPGATIVLYAIGVFVLLTLLATPLAKRRARAAEAGAESCDAPVPATRRPSDDVKV
- the recO gene encoding DNA repair protein RecO; the protein is MSLFRDDGIVLRTQKLGEADRIITILTRGHGRVRAVARGVRRTKSKFGARLEPFSHVDVQFFARGSELIGRGLPLCTQSETIAAYGSGIVTDYARYTAGTAMLETAERFTDHEGEPAVQQYLLLVGGLRTLARGEHAPHLILDAFLLRSLAVNGYAPSFDDCAKCGLHGPNRFFSVAAGGVICGDCRPAGSVVPSAEAIGLLSALLTGDWATADACEPRHVREGSGLVSAYLHWHLERGLRSLRYVEKS